A region from the Azospirillaceae bacterium genome encodes:
- a CDS encoding VOC family protein, translating into MKIVNTLLVAGLLAFGTQAHAQDVKVAGIDHVGITVPDLRQAEEFFSSTFGCVPVTHIGPFPVGTSLSPDRRQAVAPRATSLSLAMLRCGTGSNIELFAYKDSTGSTVIPNNEDLGQSHIAFYTDDVKAGVAALKAKGLLIIGEPITMPSGDTAGETWVHFLSPWGAEMELVGYPNGKGYEKTAKLKLWNAKHPAD; encoded by the coding sequence ATGAAAATCGTCAACACCCTGCTGGTGGCCGGCCTGCTGGCTTTCGGCACCCAGGCCCATGCGCAGGACGTGAAGGTCGCCGGCATCGACCATGTCGGTATCACCGTGCCCGACCTGCGGCAGGCCGAGGAATTCTTCTCATCCACCTTCGGCTGCGTGCCCGTCACCCACATCGGCCCCTTCCCCGTGGGTACTTCCCTGTCGCCGGATCGCCGGCAGGCCGTGGCGCCCCGCGCGACCAGCCTGTCGCTGGCCATGCTCCGTTGCGGCACCGGGTCCAACATCGAACTGTTCGCGTATAAGGACTCGACCGGCTCGACCGTCATCCCCAATAACGAGGATCTGGGGCAGTCGCACATCGCCTTCTATACCGACGACGTGAAGGCCGGTGTCGCGGCGCTGAAGGCCAAGGGCCTGCTCATCATCGGCGAGCCCATCACCATGCCCAGTGGCGACACGGCGGGCGAGACCTGGGTGCATTTCCTGTCGCCCTGGGGGGCGGAGATGGAACTGGTCGGCTATCCCAACGGCAAGGGGTATGAGAAGACCGCCAAGCTGAAGCTCTGGAACGCCAAGCACCCCGCCGATTGA
- the edd gene encoding phosphogluconate dehydratase has product MALHDALRRVTDRIVERSAQSRALYLKRLDAQKGQNPRRGALGCGNLAHGFAGCALDDKAALSAGRKSNIAIVSAYNDMLSAHQPFERFPALIRQAAHEAGVVAQFAGGVPAMCDGVTQGRDGMELSLFSRDVIAQSTAIALSHDMFDAALYLGVCDKIVPGLLIGALTFGYLPAIFVPAGPMPSGLSNPEKARVRQLYAEGKATRDDLLEAESKSYHSPGTCTFYGTANSNQMLMEIMGLHLPGSSFINPNTELRDALTVAATHRVAQLTDQAGNYTPIGRLVDERSIVNAIVGLLATGGSTNHTLHLVAMARAAGIRIDWQDFSDLSGAVPLLARVYPNGVADVNHFHAAGGLQFLISTLLDAGLLHGDVTTVADGELGQGLDAYRHEAWLKDGKATWRPGTPASADTSILRPASDPFDPSGGIRLLTGNAGRAIIKVSAVKPQHRIVEAPAIVFDDQDDVLAAFKRGELERDFIAVLRFQGPAANGMPELHKLTPQLGVLQDKGFKVALVTDGRMSGASGKVPAAIHLTPEALKGGSLARVRTGDIVRLDGEAGTLDILVDADEFAAREPVTPDLTGNTWGTGRSLFGGMRAHVTGAEEGAHSFGEDFA; this is encoded by the coding sequence ATGGCCTTACACGACGCCTTGCGGCGGGTCACCGACCGTATCGTTGAGCGCAGCGCCCAGAGCCGCGCCCTTTACCTGAAGCGCCTGGACGCCCAGAAGGGCCAGAACCCGCGCCGTGGCGCGCTGGGCTGTGGCAACCTGGCCCACGGTTTCGCCGGCTGCGCCCTGGACGACAAGGCGGCCCTGTCGGCTGGCCGCAAATCCAACATCGCCATCGTGTCCGCCTATAACGACATGCTGTCGGCCCATCAGCCGTTCGAGCGTTTCCCCGCCCTCATCCGTCAGGCGGCGCATGAGGCGGGCGTGGTGGCCCAGTTCGCCGGCGGCGTGCCCGCCATGTGCGACGGTGTCACCCAGGGCCGCGACGGCATGGAACTGTCGCTGTTCTCCCGCGATGTCATCGCCCAATCCACCGCCATCGCCCTGTCGCACGACATGTTCGACGCCGCCCTGTACCTGGGCGTGTGCGACAAGATCGTCCCGGGCCTGCTGATCGGCGCGCTGACCTTCGGCTACCTGCCGGCCATCTTCGTGCCCGCCGGCCCCATGCCGTCCGGCCTGTCCAACCCGGAAAAGGCCCGGGTACGCCAGTTGTACGCGGAGGGCAAGGCCACCCGCGACGATTTGCTGGAGGCGGAGTCCAAATCCTACCATTCGCCGGGCACCTGCACCTTCTACGGCACGGCCAATTCCAACCAGATGCTGATGGAGATCATGGGCCTGCACCTGCCCGGATCTTCCTTCATCAATCCCAACACCGAGTTGCGCGACGCCCTGACCGTGGCCGCCACCCACCGCGTGGCCCAGCTGACGGATCAGGCCGGCAACTACACGCCCATCGGCCGCCTGGTGGATGAGCGCAGCATCGTCAACGCCATCGTGGGCTTGCTGGCCACCGGCGGGTCGACCAACCACACCCTGCACCTGGTCGCCATGGCGCGCGCCGCCGGCATTCGCATTGATTGGCAGGATTTCAGCGACCTGTCGGGGGCGGTGCCCTTGCTGGCCCGCGTCTATCCCAACGGCGTTGCCGACGTGAACCATTTCCACGCCGCCGGCGGCTTGCAGTTCCTGATCAGCACCCTGCTGGACGCCGGCCTGCTGCACGGCGACGTCACCACCGTGGCCGATGGCGAACTGGGCCAGGGCCTGGACGCCTATCGCCACGAGGCCTGGCTGAAGGACGGCAAAGCCACCTGGCGTCCCGGCACGCCCGCCAGCGCCGATACCAGCATCCTGCGCCCGGCCAGCGATCCGTTCGACCCGTCGGGCGGCATCCGCCTGCTGACCGGCAATGCCGGCCGCGCCATCATCAAGGTCTCGGCCGTGAAGCCGCAGCATCGCATCGTCGAGGCGCCGGCCATCGTGTTCGACGACCAGGACGATGTGCTGGCCGCCTTCAAGCGCGGTGAGCTGGAGCGCGACTTCATCGCCGTGCTGCGCTTCCAGGGCCCCGCCGCCAACGGCATGCCGGAATTGCACAAGCTGACGCCGCAGCTGGGCGTGTTGCAGGACAAGGGCTTCAAGGTGGCGCTGGTCACCGACGGCCGCATGTCCGGCGCCTCGGGCAAAGTGCCGGCCGCCATCCACCTGACGCCGGAGGCGCTGAAGGGCGGCTCATTGGCGCGGGTGCGCACCGGCGACATCGTCCGCCTGGATGGTGAGGCCGGGACGCTGGACATCCTGGTCGATGCCGATGAGTTCGCCGCCCGCGAACCCGTCACCCCCGACCTGACCGGCAACACCTGGGGGACCGGTCGCAGCCTGTTCGGGGGCATGCGGGCGCATGTGACCGGCGCCGAGGAAGGCGCCCACAGTTTCGGAGAGGATTTCGCATGA
- a CDS encoding nuclear transport factor 2 family protein encodes MKTPSKFGLLMLALFSTAAAATHSAHAARAQTQVLDTAPATNEQIASAQTLIDKHFALWNSNDVSKYRQAYDEIYAKNFLMADYSGLARNYDDVVALIQKVQSAHPGFHFTPKPVAINHGLGRVTWGYGPADNPTLITGEDIFTIEGGKISSLRVFLNK; translated from the coding sequence ATGAAAACCCCCTCGAAATTCGGCTTGCTGATGCTGGCCCTGTTCTCCACGGCCGCTGCCGCCACCCATAGCGCCCATGCCGCCCGAGCCCAGACACAAGTGCTGGACACCGCGCCGGCGACGAATGAGCAGATCGCCTCCGCCCAGACGCTGATCGACAAGCACTTCGCGCTGTGGAACAGCAACGACGTGTCCAAGTACCGGCAGGCCTACGATGAGATTTACGCCAAGAATTTCCTGATGGCGGACTATAGCGGCCTGGCCCGGAACTACGACGACGTGGTGGCACTGATCCAGAAGGTCCAGTCGGCCCATCCCGGTTTCCATTTCACGCCCAAGCCCGTCGCCATCAACCACGGCCTGGGCCGCGTCACCTGGGGCTACGGCCCCGCTGACAACCCCACCCTCATCACCGGCGAAGACATCTTCACCATCGAAGGCGGCAAGATATCCAGCCTTCGCGTCTTCCTGAACAAGTAA
- the glmU gene encoding bifunctional UDP-N-acetylglucosamine diphosphorylase/glucosamine-1-phosphate N-acetyltransferase GlmU, which translates to MTVSTPKSNALACIVLAAGKGTRMKSDLPKVLHAIANEPMLAHVLRAAAALSPDRVIVVVGPGQEAVAKAAAPHASVLQANQLGTGDAVKAARAALGDFDGDVLVLFGDTPLVRPETLSLLLDARRGAGNPAVAVLGMRPADPAAYGRLVQDADGSLVKIVEYLDATADERAIGLCNAGLMAFDGRRLWGILDAIGNANAKGEYYLTDAVAVARAQGHACAVAVGDADDVEGVNSRAELAKLEKIMQGRLRDRAMANGATLADPDTVWFSSDTVLGRDVTVGQNVVFAPGVVVEDGVTIRPFCHLEGVTVRREAIIGPYARLRPGSDIGAGAHVGNFVEIKASTLGIGAKANHLAYVGDTDVGEGTNIGAGAITCNYDGTFKYRTQVGRNVFVGSNATLVAPVAIGDGAFVAAGSTITDPVPADALALGRGRQAVKEGWAAAFAAKQKARKAAQKKG; encoded by the coding sequence ATGACCGTTTCGACCCCGAAATCAAATGCCCTGGCCTGTATCGTCCTGGCGGCCGGCAAGGGCACGCGGATGAAATCCGACCTGCCCAAGGTGCTGCACGCAATCGCCAACGAGCCCATGCTGGCCCACGTGCTGCGCGCGGCGGCGGCGCTGTCGCCCGACCGTGTCATCGTGGTGGTGGGCCCGGGTCAGGAGGCGGTGGCCAAGGCGGCAGCCCCACACGCCAGCGTGTTGCAGGCCAACCAGCTGGGCACGGGCGACGCGGTGAAGGCGGCGCGCGCGGCGCTGGGTGATTTCGACGGCGACGTGCTGGTGCTGTTCGGCGACACGCCGCTGGTGCGGCCGGAGACGCTGTCGCTGCTGCTGGATGCCCGGCGCGGCGCCGGCAACCCCGCCGTGGCGGTGCTGGGTATGCGCCCGGCCGACCCCGCCGCCTACGGCCGCCTGGTGCAGGATGCGGACGGCAGCCTGGTCAAGATCGTGGAATATCTGGACGCGACGGCGGATGAGCGGGCCATCGGCCTGTGCAACGCCGGCCTGATGGCCTTCGACGGCCGGCGGCTATGGGGCATCCTGGACGCCATCGGCAACGCCAACGCCAAGGGTGAATATTACCTGACCGACGCCGTGGCCGTGGCCCGCGCCCAAGGGCACGCCTGCGCCGTGGCGGTGGGTGACGCTGACGACGTCGAGGGCGTCAATTCCCGCGCCGAGTTGGCCAAGCTGGAAAAGATCATGCAGGGTCGCCTGCGCGACCGGGCCATGGCCAACGGCGCTACCCTGGCCGATCCGGACACGGTGTGGTTCTCATCCGACACGGTGCTGGGCCGCGACGTCACGGTGGGCCAGAACGTGGTCTTCGCCCCTGGCGTGGTGGTGGAGGATGGCGTCACCATCCGGCCCTTCTGCCATCTGGAGGGGGTGACGGTGCGGCGTGAGGCCATCATCGGCCCGTATGCCCGCCTGCGTCCCGGGTCCGACATCGGCGCCGGCGCCCATGTCGGCAACTTTGTGGAGATCAAGGCCTCAACCCTCGGCATCGGGGCCAAGGCCAACCACCTGGCCTATGTCGGGGACACGGATGTGGGCGAGGGCACCAACATCGGCGCCGGCGCCATCACCTGCAACTATGACGGCACCTTCAAGTACCGCACCCAGGTGGGCCGCAACGTCTTCGTCGGCAGCAATGCCACCCTGGTGGCGCCGGTAGCCATTGGCGACGGCGCGTTCGTGGCCGCCGGCAGCACCATCACCGACCCCGTGCCGGCCGACGCCCTGGCCCTGGGGCGTGGCCGCCAGGCGGTGAAGGAAGGCTGGGCCGCGGCCTTCGCTGCCAAGCAAAAGGCGCGCAAGGCCGCCCAGAAGAAGGGCTGA
- a CDS encoding RNA polymerase sigma factor, with protein MTSTKQITIERAHWLALHVVPHEPALRAWLKRKAGLHCDVDDVVQETYAILATKASIDGILDPKTYTFQVAYSVILQQLRHSRVVPITAVADIGMLEAAVDQPSPEDTVLARFELAHVQRAIDALPRKTRAAFIMRRVEGLSQQEIARRLNLSQHTVQKQVARGIKLLLAQLGRTEAGDDGVADRKKKTRSVERDHAAAKRKVH; from the coding sequence TTGACATCCACCAAGCAGATTACGATCGAGCGGGCGCATTGGCTGGCGCTGCACGTCGTGCCGCATGAGCCGGCGCTGCGCGCCTGGCTGAAGCGCAAGGCGGGCCTGCACTGCGACGTCGACGACGTGGTGCAGGAAACCTACGCCATCCTGGCCACCAAGGCGTCGATCGACGGCATCCTCGATCCCAAGACCTACACGTTCCAGGTCGCCTATTCCGTCATCCTGCAGCAGTTGCGCCATTCCCGCGTGGTCCCCATCACCGCCGTGGCCGACATCGGCATGCTGGAGGCGGCGGTGGACCAGCCGTCGCCGGAGGACACGGTGCTGGCGCGGTTCGAACTGGCGCACGTGCAGCGCGCCATCGACGCCCTGCCGCGCAAGACCCGCGCCGCCTTCATCATGCGCCGGGTGGAGGGACTGTCGCAGCAGGAGATCGCCCGGCGCCTGAACCTGTCGCAGCACACCGTCCAGAAACAGGTGGCGCGGGGCATCAAGCTGTTGCTGGCCCAGTTGGGCCGGACAGAGGCCGGCGACGACGGCGTTGCGGATCGGAAAAAGAAGACAAGGTCGGTAGAGCGTGATCACGCAGCGGCAAAACGCAAAGTCCATTGA
- the gph gene encoding phosphoglycolate phosphatase (PGP is an essential enzyme in the glycolate salvage pathway in higher organisms (photorespiration in plants). Phosphoglycolate results from the oxidase activity of RubisCO in the Calvin cycle when concentrations of carbon dioxide are low relative to oxygen. This enzyme is a member of the Haloacid Dehalogenase (HAD) superfamily of aspartate-nucleophile hydrolase enzymes (PF00702).): MTIPPATFTPDAVLFDFDGTLIDSAPDILTGVNRLLENEGLPPLSLAQVHQFIGDGAPMLVTRAFAAAGRPLAPDALPAMTDRYMAIYEALPADPSCVFPGVAETLATLSAQVPLGLVTNKPERATHAVLQALDLARHFAAVVGGDTLATRKPHPGPLLHAMTQLGADPARTVMVGDGANDVTAGRAAGARVVCVTFGYPRMPVTELGADRLIDRFADLPAALAALD; this comes from the coding sequence ATGACGATTCCGCCCGCCACCTTCACGCCTGACGCCGTGCTGTTCGACTTCGACGGCACCCTGATCGACAGCGCGCCGGACATCCTGACGGGCGTCAACCGCCTGCTGGAAAACGAAGGCCTGCCGCCCCTGAGCCTGGCGCAGGTGCACCAGTTCATCGGCGACGGCGCCCCCATGCTGGTGACCCGCGCCTTCGCCGCCGCCGGCCGGCCCCTGGCGCCCGATGCCCTACCCGCCATGACCGACCGCTATATGGCGATTTATGAGGCGCTGCCGGCCGACCCGTCCTGTGTTTTCCCGGGCGTGGCGGAAACGCTGGCGACCCTGAGTGCCCAGGTACCGCTGGGCCTGGTGACCAACAAGCCGGAACGGGCGACCCACGCCGTCCTGCAGGCACTGGACCTCGCGCGGCATTTCGCCGCCGTGGTCGGGGGCGACACCCTGGCCACGCGCAAGCCCCATCCGGGACCGCTGCTGCATGCCATGACGCAGTTGGGCGCTGATCCGGCCCGCACGGTCATGGTGGGCGACGGCGCCAACGACGTGACGGCGGGGCGCGCCGCCGGCGCCCGCGTGGTCTGCGTCACCTTCGGGTATCCGCGCATGCCGGTGACGGAACTGGGCGCCGACCGCCTGATCGACCGGTTCGCCGATCTGCCGGCGGCACTGGCGGCCCTGGACTGA
- a CDS encoding bifunctional 4-hydroxy-2-oxoglutarate aldolase/2-dehydro-3-deoxy-phosphogluconate aldolase, translating to MSSQTKPLNVGEILALGPVVPVLIIDKVEDALPLAEALLEGGVRVLEITLRTEAALAAMEKVAAALPDAVVGAGTVVTPDQVGRVRDAGAKFIVSPGCYPALLDEVLAKGVPFLPGTATPSEVMALQARGLRHVKLFPAEAVGGLKLIKSLASPLANVTFCPTGGITVKTAPDYLAQPNVACVGGSWLTPADLVAAKDWAGITKLAREASSLGK from the coding sequence ATGAGTTCGCAGACCAAGCCCCTGAACGTCGGTGAAATCCTGGCCCTGGGCCCCGTCGTCCCCGTCCTGATCATCGACAAGGTGGAAGACGCCCTGCCGTTGGCGGAAGCGTTGCTGGAAGGCGGCGTGCGGGTACTGGAAATCACCTTGCGGACCGAGGCCGCCCTGGCCGCGATGGAGAAGGTGGCCGCCGCATTGCCCGACGCCGTGGTCGGTGCGGGCACGGTGGTGACGCCGGACCAGGTGGGCCGCGTGCGCGACGCCGGTGCCAAGTTCATCGTCAGCCCCGGCTGCTATCCCGCCCTGCTGGATGAGGTGCTGGCCAAGGGCGTGCCCTTCCTGCCCGGCACCGCCACCCCGTCGGAGGTGATGGCCCTTCAGGCCCGGGGCCTGCGGCATGTGAAGCTGTTCCCGGCCGAGGCCGTGGGCGGCCTGAAACTGATCAAGTCGCTGGCCTCGCCCCTGGCCAACGTCACCTTCTGCCCCACCGGCGGCATCACCGTGAAGACCGCACCCGACTACCTGGCCCAGCCCAACGTGGCCTGCGTCGGCGGATCCTGGCTGACCCCGGCGGATCTGGTGGCGGCCAAGGATTGGGCCGGTATCACCAAGCTGGCGCGTGAGGCTTCGTCGCTGGGCAAGTAA
- a CDS encoding LysR family transcriptional regulator yields the protein MDLNAIAMFVAVIKAQSFSKAATDLGVTKSTISKKISELEAYLGTTLIRRTTRSLQLTQMGAEFYEQCTASLAGLRDAAESAQAAGTEPRGHLRVTCPADFVPAIMGPVFAGFMREYPKITLEVVLTDKPLDLVMDNIDVAIRIGNLSDSALMSRRIGREVFQLLASPTYFDRAPALREPGDLRDHECLIFAPKPELRVWHLQDGERRLRIEPGVKFISNNISMIKTLAVLGAGITLLPVSSCQEEIATGKLVVLLPELSMGATPIHLVYQKQPFRSPKIQTFVSYVETHVRSQFP from the coding sequence ATGGATTTGAACGCCATCGCGATGTTCGTCGCCGTCATCAAGGCGCAGAGCTTTTCCAAGGCGGCGACGGACCTGGGCGTGACCAAGTCCACCATCTCAAAGAAGATCAGCGAGTTGGAGGCCTACCTCGGCACCACCCTGATCCGGCGCACGACACGCAGCCTGCAACTGACCCAGATGGGGGCGGAGTTCTACGAGCAATGCACCGCATCACTCGCCGGCCTGCGTGACGCTGCGGAAAGCGCCCAGGCAGCGGGGACGGAACCGCGGGGGCATCTGCGCGTGACCTGCCCGGCGGACTTCGTGCCCGCCATCATGGGTCCGGTCTTCGCCGGCTTCATGCGGGAATACCCGAAGATCACGCTTGAGGTTGTCCTGACGGACAAGCCGCTGGACCTCGTCATGGACAACATCGACGTGGCGATCCGGATTGGAAACCTGAGCGATTCCGCGCTGATGTCCCGCCGCATCGGGCGTGAGGTCTTCCAGTTGCTGGCCAGCCCCACCTATTTCGACCGCGCCCCGGCATTGCGCGAACCGGGCGACCTGCGGGATCACGAATGCCTGATCTTCGCGCCCAAGCCCGAACTGCGGGTCTGGCATCTGCAGGACGGCGAGCGCCGGCTGCGGATAGAACCGGGCGTCAAGTTCATCTCCAACAACATCTCGATGATCAAGACGCTGGCCGTGCTGGGCGCCGGCATCACGCTGCTGCCCGTCTCAAGCTGCCAGGAGGAGATCGCCACCGGGAAGCTGGTCGTCCTCCTCCCCGAACTGTCCATGGGCGCCACGCCCATCCACCTCGTCTACCAGAAGCAGCCCTTCAGATCGCCCAAGATCCAGACCTTCGTCTCTTACGTCGAAACACACGTCCGGAGCCAATTCCCGTAA
- a CDS encoding NAD-dependent succinate-semialdehyde dehydrogenase gives MDTSAPRSARASLSAIATKLGLADHDLLRDQAYVGGAWVDADDGGTIDVDNPATGEILGTIPAMGAAETARAIDSANAAWGAWRARTAKDRAVVLRRWYDLIMAAQDDLGRIMTAEQGKPLAEAKGEVAYGASFIDWFAEEGRRVYGDTIPSFANDKRIVVTKEPIGVVAAITPWNFPIAMITRKVGPALAAGCPIVVRPSEVTPYSALALAVLAERAGVPAGVLNVVTGHPKPIGGELTSNAIVRKLSFTGSTPVGKLLMKQSADTLKKLSLELGGNAPFIVFDDADLDAAVEGAMASKYRNAGQTCVCANRLLVQDGVYEAFAARLAEAVGRLRVGNGAEKDITTGPLINGAGVEKAERHVADAVEKGARVAMGGHRHALGGNFFEPTILLDVTPEMVVAREETFGPVAPLFRFKDEAEAIHMANDTEFGLAAYFYSRDIGRVWRVAEALEYGMVAINEGILSTEVAPFGGVKQSGQGREGSKYGIEDYLEVKYLLMGGLKA, from the coding sequence ATGGATACGTCTGCCCCCCGTTCCGCCCGCGCCTCGCTGTCGGCCATCGCCACCAAGCTGGGCCTGGCGGACCATGATCTGCTGCGCGACCAGGCCTATGTCGGCGGCGCCTGGGTCGATGCCGATGACGGCGGGACCATCGATGTGGACAACCCGGCGACGGGGGAGATCCTGGGCACCATTCCGGCTATGGGTGCCGCTGAAACCGCGCGCGCCATCGATTCCGCCAACGCCGCCTGGGGTGCCTGGCGCGCCCGCACCGCCAAGGATCGCGCCGTGGTCCTGCGCCGCTGGTACGACCTGATCATGGCTGCCCAGGACGATCTGGGTCGCATCATGACGGCGGAGCAGGGCAAGCCCCTGGCCGAGGCGAAGGGCGAGGTTGCCTACGGCGCCAGCTTCATCGATTGGTTCGCGGAGGAAGGCCGGCGCGTCTATGGCGATACCATCCCCAGCTTCGCCAACGACAAGCGCATCGTGGTGACGAAGGAGCCCATCGGCGTGGTGGCCGCCATCACGCCCTGGAACTTCCCCATCGCCATGATCACCCGCAAGGTGGGCCCCGCCCTGGCCGCCGGCTGCCCCATCGTGGTGCGCCCGTCGGAGGTCACGCCCTACAGTGCCCTGGCGCTGGCCGTGCTGGCGGAACGGGCCGGCGTGCCGGCCGGTGTGCTGAACGTCGTCACCGGTCATCCCAAGCCCATTGGCGGTGAGCTGACGTCCAACGCAATCGTGCGCAAGCTGTCCTTCACCGGCTCCACGCCCGTGGGCAAGCTGCTGATGAAGCAGAGCGCCGACACGCTGAAGAAGCTGTCGCTGGAACTGGGCGGCAACGCCCCCTTCATCGTGTTCGACGACGCCGACCTGGACGCGGCGGTGGAGGGGGCCATGGCCTCCAAATACCGCAATGCCGGCCAGACCTGCGTCTGCGCCAACCGCCTGCTGGTGCAGGACGGTGTGTATGAGGCCTTCGCCGCCCGCCTGGCGGAGGCGGTAGGTCGCCTGCGCGTCGGCAACGGGGCGGAGAAGGACATCACCACCGGCCCGCTGATCAACGGCGCTGGGGTGGAGAAGGCGGAACGCCATGTGGCCGACGCGGTGGAGAAGGGGGCCCGCGTCGCCATGGGCGGCCATCGCCACGCCCTGGGCGGCAACTTCTTCGAGCCCACCATCCTGCTGGACGTGACGCCGGAGATGGTGGTGGCGCGGGAGGAGACGTTCGGCCCCGTGGCCCCGCTGTTCCGCTTCAAGGATGAGGCGGAGGCCATCCACATGGCCAACGACACTGAATTCGGCCTGGCTGCCTATTTCTACAGCCGCGACATCGGCCGCGTCTGGCGGGTGGCGGAGGCGCTGGAATACGGCATGGTCGCCATCAATGAGGGCATTCTGTCCACCGAGGTGGCGCCCTTCGGCGGCGTGAAGCAGAGCGGCCAGGGCCGCGAAGGTTCCAAGTACGGGATCGAGGATTACCTGGAGGTGAAGTACCTGCTGATGGGCGGCCTGAAGGCCTGA
- the zwf gene encoding glucose-6-phosphate dehydrogenase, which produces MAEVLQVNPFDFIVFGGTGDLAMRKLLPGLYYRERDRQMTDESRIIAVSRTDQTVEDFRGTVWAALQRHVPEADLDSKVWERFSARLDYVALDGTKDAGWQPLQELLNGHEDKARVCYLATAPSLFGAICRNLKKAGLVSENCRVVLEKPIGTDGKSANAVNEEVGAVFPEDRIYRIDHYLGKESVQNLMVLRFGNAFFEPLWNSSWIDHVQITVAESVGVEGRAEYYDKAGALRDMVQNHFLQLLCLVAMEPPAHLSGDQIRNEKIKVLRALRPITAGDVKTKTVRGQYRAGSINGQPVPGYQDELTRSSNTETLVAIKAEIENWRWSGVPFYLRTGKRLPVRYSEIVVQFKDVPHSVFPKGSGDLMANRLVIRLQPDEGVQMNIMTKVPGPGGLRLRSVPLNLSYAETFKDRYPEAYERLLMDVVRGNPSLFMRRDEVDAAWSWIDTILAGWEQADLRPDPYAAGGWGPISAALLLDRDGRRWHDPEL; this is translated from the coding sequence ATGGCTGAAGTGCTTCAAGTCAATCCCTTCGACTTCATCGTTTTCGGCGGCACGGGCGATCTCGCCATGCGCAAGCTGCTTCCCGGCCTTTACTACCGGGAGCGCGATCGGCAGATGACGGACGAGAGCCGCATCATCGCCGTCAGCCGCACCGACCAGACGGTGGAGGATTTCCGCGGCACGGTCTGGGCGGCGCTGCAGCGCCATGTGCCCGAGGCCGACCTGGACTCCAAGGTGTGGGAGCGGTTCTCCGCCCGCCTGGACTATGTGGCGCTGGACGGCACCAAGGACGCCGGCTGGCAGCCGCTGCAGGAACTCCTGAACGGTCATGAGGACAAGGCGCGCGTCTGCTATCTGGCGACCGCCCCCAGCCTGTTCGGCGCCATCTGCCGCAACCTGAAGAAGGCCGGCCTGGTCAGCGAGAATTGCCGCGTGGTGCTGGAAAAGCCCATCGGCACCGACGGCAAGTCGGCCAACGCCGTGAACGAGGAAGTGGGCGCCGTCTTCCCGGAAGACCGCATCTACCGCATCGATCATTACCTGGGTAAGGAGTCGGTGCAGAACCTGATGGTCCTGCGCTTCGGCAACGCCTTCTTTGAGCCGCTGTGGAACAGCAGCTGGATCGACCACGTGCAGATCACCGTGGCCGAGAGCGTGGGCGTGGAAGGCCGGGCCGAGTATTACGACAAGGCCGGCGCGCTGCGCGACATGGTGCAGAACCATTTCCTGCAGTTGCTGTGCCTGGTGGCGATGGAGCCGCCGGCCCACCTGTCGGGCGACCAGATCCGCAATGAGAAGATCAAGGTGCTGCGGGCGCTGCGCCCCATCACCGCCGGTGATGTGAAGACCAAGACCGTGCGCGGCCAGTACCGCGCCGGCTCCATCAACGGCCAGCCGGTGCCGGGTTACCAGGATGAGCTGACCCGCTCGTCCAACACCGAGACCCTGGTCGCCATCAAGGCCGAGATCGAGAACTGGCGGTGGAGCGGCGTGCCGTTCTACCTGCGCACCGGCAAGCGCCTGCCGGTGCGTTATTCGGAAATCGTGGTGCAGTTCAAGGACGTGCCCCACAGCGTCTTCCCCAAGGGTTCCGGCGACCTGATGGCCAACCGCCTGGTCATCCGCCTGCAACCCGATGAAGGCGTGCAGATGAACATCATGACCAAGGTGCCGGGCCCCGGCGGCCTGCGCCTGCGGTCGGTGCCGCTGAACCTGTCCTATGCCGAGACCTTCAAGGACCGCTATCCGGAGGCGTACGAGCGGCTGCTGATGGATGTGGTGCGCGGCAACCCGTCGCTGTTCATGCGCCGTGACGAGGTGGACGCCGCCTGGTCGTGGATCGACACCATCCTGGCGGGCTGGGAACAGGCCGACCTGCGCCCGGACCCTTACGCCGCCGGCGGCTGGGGCCCGATCAGTGCCGCCCTGCTGCTGGACCGCGACGGTCGCCGCTGGCACGACCCCGAGCTGTAA